The Thiosulfativibrio zosterae genome has a window encoding:
- a CDS encoding histone deacetylase family protein — protein sequence MNSRRQFIQQLLGLTSLVSLSACGHAARPAPNKTGVVLDPLFFEHTLKDHPESALRLTAIDQALQDAQLWSRLTPVKARKATQQELLWAHTPSYIKEIQQLSEAGTAFYDENQDTYLTPASYEAACMAAGGAIALNLAVYDRQVDNGYALLRPPGHHALADKAMGFCLFNSDVIAARALQKYRGVKRVAIVDLDVHHGNGTQDLTIDDPSIMAVSVHQHPYWPMTGGAEHQGSGEAFGTNLNCPLGALAGDKTYLRVMNEIIIPKLQAFKPEHIIVFAGYDGHWQDPLAQHLLTVDGYNQLVSQLKETAQNLCGGRISLSLGGGYNLEALAPCALGSFEVLLGLTPSKDPLGKGRLPEKDFSEHLAQLKRFQGVS from the coding sequence ATGAACAGTCGTCGTCAATTTATTCAGCAATTGCTAGGCCTGACCAGCTTGGTTTCTTTAAGCGCTTGCGGTCATGCGGCTCGACCTGCGCCCAATAAAACTGGCGTGGTTCTTGACCCGCTCTTTTTTGAGCACACCCTAAAAGATCACCCCGAAAGCGCTCTGCGCCTAACCGCCATAGACCAAGCCTTGCAAGATGCGCAACTCTGGTCACGCCTCACGCCGGTTAAAGCCCGCAAAGCCACGCAACAAGAATTGCTATGGGCACACACCCCCAGCTACATCAAAGAGATTCAACAACTCAGCGAAGCCGGTACCGCCTTTTACGATGAAAACCAAGATACCTATCTCACCCCCGCCTCTTATGAAGCCGCCTGCATGGCAGCAGGTGGCGCCATCGCTTTAAATCTAGCGGTTTACGACCGCCAAGTCGACAATGGCTATGCACTCTTGCGCCCACCTGGGCATCATGCGCTCGCCGACAAAGCCATGGGATTTTGTTTATTTAATTCAGATGTGATTGCCGCGCGTGCTTTGCAAAAATATCGTGGGGTAAAACGCGTAGCCATTGTGGATTTAGATGTTCACCACGGCAACGGCACCCAAGACCTCACCATTGATGACCCCAGCATTATGGCAGTTTCGGTGCACCAACATCCTTATTGGCCAATGACCGGTGGCGCAGAGCATCAAGGCAGTGGTGAAGCTTTTGGCACCAACTTAAATTGCCCCTTGGGCGCACTCGCTGGCGACAAAACCTACCTGAGAGTGATGAACGAAATTATCATCCCCAAATTACAAGCTTTTAAGCCTGAACACATTATTGTGTTTGCTGGCTACGATGGTCATTGGCAAGATCCGCTGGCGCAACATCTGCTCACCGTAGATGGCTACAACCAATTGGTTAGCCAGCTTAAAGAAACCGCGCAAAATCTGTGCGGCGGTCGCATCAGCTTATCCTTGGGCGGTGGATATAATCTTGAAGCCCTTGCCCCCTGCGCTCTGGGCAGCTTTGAAGTATTACTGGGTTTAACGCCTTCAAAAGACCCGCTTGGCAAAGGGCGTTTGCCAGAGAAAGATTTCAGCGAACACCTTGCGCAGCTCAAACGCTTTCAAGGGGTGAGTTAG
- a CDS encoding putative bifunctional diguanylate cyclase/phosphodiesterase, producing the protein MKHANLEPASLFNQQFPEDFLRQDLAAFKEENHRLNAQLLELESQNAILQQQISEVEAESFFGEQLREREIETSLFFKSLFLDAHFPMLLLDSHGKVLEINHFAAKVFKKTRESFLQTNFRFYMDKKSSMNFLKLMQLYCKNDSDECPTDHIFSFKNGVSFTLSLSKVKVTWHQMTAYLCFIQPLHFKMMSDQALRIDNLIIEQLREAVMITDTESKIVRVNQAFCEITGYLESEVIGKSPAILSSGRHSPDFYQKMWLDLQHHGWWAGEIWNKRKSGEVFPEWLQISRIHDAFNGKNYYAATFSDITERKAFQNHLDKLAFYDSLTQLPNRSLLKQFLSARLHRTEKGQQPLAVLFLDLDKFKAVNDHFGHDEGDLILKEATQRIVSRIRETDIAARIGGDEFVIVLSRFKKKANVLSVVDELLQSLASPYVTVNGVHRLGASIGVAFYPEHGENAEDLLRRADSAMYVAKRSGRNRYEIFDESQEQDLLHSSHLASLIWRALEDPSAHIQMQYQPVFAVESPSVSFKYEALIRIFDEQRKMVYPNDFINYAEQNGLMPQLGYVLFEKVCQDLVAAQLDAGVRIGVNLSPLQFRNEDLVTKLEQIAQRYDLPLSRFNFEVTESATMENLDWVNMALQDLKSKGCRILLDDFGTGFASLSVLKTLPVDVIKIDKSFVDDLEYSEESKQLILAMIGMAKALKLKVITEGVETQAQMDWLVSKGVDYIQGYLLGKPQPYFLDSST; encoded by the coding sequence TTGAAGCACGCAAATCTTGAACCAGCCTCTTTATTTAATCAGCAATTTCCTGAGGATTTTTTGCGACAGGATTTGGCTGCTTTTAAAGAAGAAAACCATCGCTTAAATGCGCAATTGCTGGAACTTGAATCGCAAAATGCAATTTTGCAGCAGCAAATCAGCGAGGTTGAGGCGGAGTCTTTCTTTGGCGAACAACTCAGAGAAAGAGAAATTGAAACATCGCTGTTTTTTAAAAGCTTGTTTTTAGATGCGCACTTTCCAATGTTATTGCTCGATTCGCACGGCAAAGTTTTAGAAATTAATCACTTTGCTGCCAAAGTGTTTAAAAAAACCAGAGAGAGTTTTCTACAAACCAATTTTCGTTTTTACATGGACAAAAAAAGTTCTATGAACTTTTTAAAGCTAATGCAGCTTTACTGTAAAAATGATTCAGACGAATGCCCAACCGATCATATATTCAGTTTCAAAAACGGGGTTTCTTTCACGCTGAGTTTAAGTAAGGTTAAGGTCACCTGGCATCAGATGACGGCTTACTTGTGCTTTATTCAACCGCTTCATTTCAAAATGATGAGCGACCAAGCCCTGCGCATAGATAATTTGATTATTGAACAATTGCGCGAAGCGGTCATGATTACCGATACGGAAAGCAAAATTGTGCGGGTTAACCAGGCATTTTGTGAAATTACCGGATACTTAGAATCCGAAGTGATTGGGAAAAGTCCTGCCATTTTAAGCTCAGGGCGGCATAGCCCGGATTTTTATCAAAAAATGTGGTTAGATTTGCAGCATCACGGCTGGTGGGCAGGCGAAATCTGGAATAAGCGCAAGTCGGGAGAAGTGTTCCCAGAATGGCTGCAAATCAGTCGTATCCACGATGCCTTTAATGGCAAAAACTATTATGCGGCAACTTTCTCTGATATTACCGAGCGCAAGGCTTTTCAAAATCACCTCGATAAACTGGCTTTTTACGATTCTTTAACCCAATTACCCAATCGCAGTTTGTTAAAACAATTTTTAAGTGCGCGATTACATCGTACAGAAAAAGGCCAACAACCTCTTGCGGTGTTGTTTTTAGATCTCGACAAATTCAAAGCGGTAAACGACCATTTTGGCCATGACGAAGGTGATTTGATTTTAAAAGAAGCCACGCAACGCATTGTTTCACGCATCAGAGAAACAGATATTGCAGCCCGTATTGGGGGCGATGAGTTTGTTATAGTGTTGTCGAGATTTAAGAAAAAAGCCAATGTTTTGTCCGTGGTTGACGAGCTGTTACAAAGTTTGGCATCGCCCTATGTCACCGTGAATGGGGTGCATCGTTTAGGGGCCTCAATTGGCGTTGCGTTTTATCCAGAGCATGGAGAAAATGCAGAAGATTTGTTGCGCAGAGCCGATTCTGCGATGTATGTCGCCAAACGCTCTGGGCGCAATCGTTATGAAATTTTTGACGAATCCCAAGAGCAGGATTTGTTACACAGCAGTCATTTAGCTTCCTTAATTTGGCGGGCGCTAGAAGACCCATCTGCTCACATTCAAATGCAATATCAGCCGGTATTTGCAGTAGAGTCGCCAAGTGTTTCTTTTAAATATGAAGCCTTAATTCGCATCTTTGATGAACAGCGCAAGATGGTTTATCCCAATGACTTTATCAATTACGCAGAACAGAATGGCTTAATGCCACAATTGGGCTATGTGTTATTTGAAAAAGTTTGTCAGGACCTAGTGGCAGCGCAACTAGATGCTGGCGTCCGGATTGGGGTTAATTTGTCTCCGTTACAATTTCGTAATGAAGACCTGGTTACAAAACTTGAGCAAATTGCGCAACGATACGACTTACCCTTGTCTCGGTTTAACTTTGAAGTGACCGAGTCAGCCACTATGGAAAATTTAGATTGGGTGAATATGGCTTTGCAGGACTTAAAGTCTAAGGGCTGCCGTATTTTACTAGACGACTTTGGTACTGGCTTTGCCTCTTTGTCGGTCTTGAAAACCTTGCCGGTGGATGTGATTAAAATCGATAAGAGTTTTGTAGACGATTTGGAATATTCTGAAGAAAGTAAGCAGTTGATTTTGGCCATGATTGGCATGGCCAAGGCGCTCAAACTGAAAGTGATTACTGAGGGCGTTGAAACCCAAGCCCAAATGGATTGGTTAGTTTCTAAGGGTGTGGATTATATTCAAGGCTATTTGCTGGGTAAACCTCAGCCTTACTTTCTAGATTCAAGCACATGA
- a CDS encoding DUF429 domain-containing protein, whose product MPKALYVGIDLAGPANFADTCMAIEWQGKLNIHCGCSDTDILKILAPYLGKTPVFIALDAPLTYQEGGGYRDVDRALRQHLNQHGFAKIGVMAPTMTKMVYLTLRGLRLKECLSALPQTTLFETHPGAALLFSGADYDRVCNIKSNPQALATITDFLKQQIAFKQPITQDHQAMAVAAMLSAKRAALGQVFWQFQSDIVGQPALVL is encoded by the coding sequence GTGCCAAAAGCGCTGTATGTGGGCATTGATCTTGCAGGCCCTGCTAACTTTGCGGACACCTGTATGGCGATAGAATGGCAAGGCAAATTAAACATTCATTGCGGGTGTAGCGATACCGATATTTTGAAAATCTTAGCGCCCTATCTTGGCAAAACGCCTGTGTTTATTGCCCTAGACGCCCCTTTAACTTATCAAGAAGGTGGCGGTTATCGAGATGTTGATAGGGCTTTGCGCCAACACCTAAACCAACATGGCTTTGCCAAAATCGGGGTTATGGCACCGACCATGACCAAAATGGTTTATCTGACATTACGCGGTTTGCGCCTAAAAGAATGCTTAAGTGCTCTGCCACAAACCACACTCTTTGAAACCCATCCTGGCGCAGCGTTATTGTTTAGTGGGGCGGATTATGACAGGGTATGCAATATCAAATCCAACCCACAAGCCTTGGCGACGATTACGGACTTTTTAAAACAACAAATTGCGTTTAAACAACCCATCACCCAAGACCACCAAGCCATGGCTGTCGCTGCGATGCTCAGCGCCAAACGCGCTGCTTTAGGTCAAGTTTTTTGGCAATTTCAGTCTGATATTGTGGGGCAACCGGCACTCGTTTTATAG
- a CDS encoding TIGR03643 family protein has product MPNTLEIPVKPELDAEAISRIIEMAWEDRTPFEAILLNYGLRESDVIKLMRRELKTGSFKVWRERVTGRKTKHLQLRSPDVSRGYCPTQYKHR; this is encoded by the coding sequence ATGCCCAACACCCTAGAGATTCCCGTAAAACCTGAATTAGATGCCGAAGCCATTTCACGGATTATTGAAATGGCTTGGGAAGATCGCACCCCTTTTGAAGCGATTTTGCTGAACTATGGATTGAGAGAGTCTGACGTTATTAAACTGATGCGCCGTGAATTGAAAACGGGCAGTTTTAAAGTGTGGCGCGAACGCGTCACAGGGCGTAAAACCAAACATTTACAATTACGATCACCCGATGTGAGCCGTGGTTATTGCCCCACGCAATACAAACACCGTTAG